From the genome of Scytonema hofmannii PCC 7110, one region includes:
- a CDS encoding CHAT domain-containing protein, translated as MLSLWKVDDAGTKDLMMKYYQNLKAGKGRHEALREAQLSMLATPTYQHPKYWASFVASGDWTSLHNK; from the coding sequence GTGTTGAGTTTGTGGAAAGTGGACGATGCGGGAACAAAAGACTTGATGATGAAATATTATCAGAACTTGAAAGCAGGTAAGGGCAGACATGAGGCATTGAGGGAAGCACAATTATCCATGCTAGCGACACCAACATACCAACATCCAAAGTATTGGGCGAGCTTTGTTGCTTCTGGGGATTGGACTTCTCTTCACAACAAATAG
- a CDS encoding helix-turn-helix domain-containing protein: MTQAELADKIHSSQPRIAKAENGDVSVSYHIVSTTPVSLIPFLTTDLQNCIPGEHL, from the coding sequence ATGACACAGGCTGAACTAGCAGACAAAATTCACTCCAGTCAACCACGTATTGCCAAGGCTGAAAATGGTGATGTTTCAGTTTCATATCATATTGTCTCTACAACTCCCGTCTCGTTAATACCTTTTTTGACGACTGACTTACAAAACTGCATACCGGGCGAACATCTATAG
- a CDS encoding glycoside hydrolase family 3 N-terminal domain-containing protein, producing the protein MAETQKPQRFGNHLIVGISGTTLNDDDKRILNELKPIGVIFFQKNFRYDAPYEVWLQSFSELIDQIKLYSDRDSMFLTLDHEGGRVHRTPPPLTRFPHALLYKSKSREIAVATGVELKSLGINVSWSPVADIFSNPNNPIIGPRAFGETPQIAARGVLDYYLGLKDSGIIGCAKHFPGHGDTSTDSHLELPTLNLSVEELRNRELITFKALIEKQVPMIMTAHILFSKIDPNVPATLSKPILHTILREELGFEGVVVSDDLDMKAVSDMYTQSGTVAQTFHAGCDLFIVSRNLPSSSSERIYKIARDFSDSFESGSLSESVVEAARVRIEKLLAATPQYKPYCLDRNTLLQHSELAIACLFQSNNRT; encoded by the coding sequence ATGGCAGAAACACAAAAACCACAACGTTTTGGAAACCATCTGATTGTTGGTATTTCCGGAACTACACTGAATGATGATGATAAACGTATACTTAATGAGTTAAAACCGATTGGAGTTATTTTCTTTCAAAAGAACTTTCGTTATGATGCTCCCTATGAAGTTTGGTTGCAAAGCTTTAGTGAGTTGATAGACCAAATAAAGCTGTACAGCGATCGCGATTCGATGTTCCTCACTCTAGATCATGAAGGTGGTCGAGTCCATCGCACACCACCACCCCTAACCCGATTTCCTCATGCGTTACTTTACAAATCTAAATCCCGTGAAATCGCAGTAGCTACAGGAGTAGAACTGAAATCTTTGGGTATTAATGTGTCGTGGTCTCCTGTCGCTGATATTTTCTCCAATCCCAACAACCCAATTATTGGACCTCGCGCTTTTGGAGAAACTCCGCAAATTGCTGCTCGAGGTGTTCTTGATTACTACCTCGGTCTGAAAGACTCAGGAATCATTGGATGTGCGAAACATTTCCCAGGTCATGGGGACACCAGCACTGATTCTCACTTAGAGTTACCCACACTCAATTTATCTGTAGAGGAACTGCGAAATCGCGAACTGATCACTTTTAAAGCACTGATTGAAAAGCAAGTTCCCATGATAATGACTGCTCATATTTTGTTTTCTAAAATCGATCCAAATGTCCCTGCTACACTATCAAAACCCATATTGCATACCATTCTGCGAGAGGAACTGGGTTTTGAGGGGGTAGTTGTGTCGGACGACTTGGACATGAAAGCAGTCTCAGATATGTATACTCAAAGTGGAACGGTAGCACAAACTTTTCATGCTGGCTGCGATTTGTTTATTGTATCTCGTAATCTCCCTTCCTCATCCTCAGAACGAATCTACAAGATTGCTCGAGATTTTTCAGACTCTTTTGAGAGTGGTAGCCTCTCTGAATCAGTAGTTGAAGCGGCTAGAGTGAGAATTGAAAAACTACTAGCTGCAACTCCCCAATACAAACCCTATTGTCTCGATCGCAATACACTTTTACAGCACTCCGAGCTTGCGATCGCTTGTTTGTTCCAATCTAATAATAGGACATAA
- a CDS encoding alpha-amylase family glycosyl hydrolase has protein sequence MVNTPPSLFSEEQYKVEDASAEVSAIIETTPSETEIDLEFLFTRDIEFRQETLYFIVVDRFYDGDLENSTGANAELYDPTKQDWGKYWGGDLQGVIDKLDYLKDMGVTAIWLTPLFEQIEDLFVGNAAMHGYWTRDFKRINPRFIATGEEPSLNKTQETRNTTFDKLIDELHKRKMKLVLDIVCNHSSPDTSGRKGELYDDGVKIADFNDDKAHWYHHYGEVQDWENEWQVQNCELAGLATFNENNIEYRTYIKAAIKQWLDRGVDALRVDTVKHMPIWFWQEFTGDMYNHKPDVFIFGEWIYNHPQDDRSVEFANNSGMTILDFALCVAIRQALGESAEAGFHLIKDIFDLDYRYSGATELITFIDNHDMSRFQSLNSDPARLMLATVLILTSRGIPCIYYGTEQYLHDDTNGGNDPYNRPMMDKWDTDTEIYRYVRLLSGLRRLNPAVSMGSQWEKYITPDVYCYVRRYRDSICFVALNRGGSATIPEVATDLPDGEHTCVMTRNKYEVKDGKIYDLQLEEHGVIVLSRVGERVKGQTIVRAQLNGVRTQPGESIVLIGDCPELGNWDIAKAYPLEYINENTWFAEIPFDESAGKLISYKYAILREGTSPLRENLMTRRWVIAKEGTVKWRDTWASGRES, from the coding sequence ATGGTAAACACTCCTCCCTCATTATTTTCAGAAGAGCAGTATAAGGTAGAAGATGCCAGTGCAGAAGTGTCTGCCATTATTGAAACGACACCATCAGAGACAGAAATTGACCTAGAGTTTCTTTTTACCAGAGATATTGAATTTCGTCAGGAAACTCTCTACTTTATTGTAGTCGATCGCTTTTATGATGGCGATTTAGAGAACAGCACAGGCGCTAACGCAGAACTGTACGATCCTACCAAACAGGATTGGGGTAAATACTGGGGTGGTGACTTACAGGGTGTTATTGACAAATTAGATTATTTGAAAGATATGGGAGTGACTGCAATCTGGTTAACTCCTTTATTTGAGCAAATAGAAGACTTATTTGTGGGCAATGCAGCCATGCATGGTTACTGGACAAGGGATTTTAAACGGATAAATCCTCGTTTCATTGCCACCGGGGAAGAACCTTCTCTCAATAAAACGCAAGAAACAAGAAATACCACATTTGACAAGTTGATTGACGAACTGCACAAGCGTAAGATGAAGCTAGTGCTAGATATCGTTTGCAACCACAGCAGCCCCGATACCAGTGGTCGCAAAGGTGAACTTTATGATGATGGAGTTAAAATTGCTGACTTTAACGATGATAAAGCTCACTGGTATCACCACTATGGTGAAGTGCAAGATTGGGAAAATGAATGGCAAGTGCAAAACTGTGAACTTGCAGGTCTTGCAACCTTTAATGAAAACAATATTGAATACCGTACATACATCAAAGCAGCAATTAAACAATGGTTGGATCGGGGTGTTGATGCACTGCGAGTAGATACTGTCAAGCATATGCCCATTTGGTTTTGGCAGGAATTTACTGGTGATATGTACAATCACAAACCAGATGTGTTTATTTTTGGTGAATGGATTTATAACCATCCCCAAGACGATCGCTCTGTAGAGTTTGCCAACAACTCTGGCATGACAATTTTAGATTTTGCGCTGTGTGTAGCTATTAGGCAAGCTTTAGGTGAAAGTGCTGAAGCAGGATTTCATCTAATTAAAGACATTTTTGATTTGGATTATCGATACAGTGGGGCGACAGAACTCATCACCTTCATTGACAATCACGATATGTCCCGCTTCCAATCGTTGAATTCCGATCCAGCGCGGTTAATGCTAGCAACAGTCCTCATTCTGACCTCTCGCGGTATTCCCTGTATCTATTACGGTACGGAACAATATCTTCACGACGATACCAACGGAGGTAATGACCCTTACAACCGCCCGATGATGGACAAGTGGGATACAGATACCGAAATTTATCGTTATGTCAGATTACTGTCTGGTTTGCGGCGACTCAATCCTGCTGTGTCAATGGGTAGCCAATGGGAAAAATATATTACACCTGATGTCTACTGTTATGTACGCCGCTATCGTGACTCGATATGCTTTGTTGCACTTAATCGAGGGGGTTCTGCGACCATACCAGAAGTTGCTACAGACTTACCTGATGGAGAACATACTTGTGTAATGACTCGCAATAAGTATGAAGTCAAAGATGGTAAAATTTATGACTTACAACTGGAAGAACACGGTGTTATTGTATTAAGCCGTGTTGGAGAGCGAGTCAAAGGGCAAACTATTGTACGCGCTCAACTTAACGGCGTGCGTACTCAACCAGGTGAAAGCATTGTACTGATTGGCGACTGTCCGGAATTGGGTAATTGGGATATTGCCAAAGCATATCCTCTGGAATACATAAATGAAAATACATGGTTTGCTGAAATTCCCTTTGATGAAAGCGCTGGTAAGCTCATCAGCTATAAATACGCCATATTGCGAGAAGGAACTTCCCCCTTGCGGGAAAATCTCATGACTCGCCGTTGGGTCATTGCCAAAGAAGGTACTGTTAAGTGGCGCGATACTTGGGCTTCTGGACGAGAATCTTAG
- a CDS encoding AAA-like domain-containing protein — MKGAWQREDYDTIAAKEQYATTYISQDVAPKFWKLLSDALEEKVKKSNFKEALKRYWEKQSFRPENHDLQVLVAKEEDKQSSQSISSHKEYHQQQNTQINHERSQAEKNEVSKLEVYVERPPIESLCYEHILHPGSLIRIKSPSLMGKTYLMTRVLSQVAEKDYHVVYLSFKLAERNIHFTNLNKFLRWFCINISRELRLPVELDEYWDEEGMGSKVSCTTYFEEYLLTELENPLVLCLDDVDLLFPFPEIYEDFFGLLRSWYEKARSRRLWQKLRLAILHSTDVYIQLNINQSPFNVGLPIELSEFTQEQVLELSQQHGLAIATNSVAQLMELLGGHPYLLELAFAHLKAHPDITVDRLLAEAPTEASIYRPHLWKYWSDLQEHPKLADAFKQVIDATHSIQIEPMSAYQLQSMGLVKLSGNKVHIRCNLYRQYFQIRLSSGEQI, encoded by the coding sequence TTGAAGGGAGCTTGGCAGCGTGAAGATTATGATACAATTGCTGCTAAAGAACAATATGCGACAACCTACATTAGTCAAGATGTAGCGCCCAAATTTTGGAAGCTGTTAAGTGATGCATTGGAAGAAAAAGTTAAGAAAAGTAACTTTAAGGAAGCTTTAAAAAGATATTGGGAGAAACAATCTTTCCGTCCAGAAAATCATGATTTACAAGTATTAGTGGCAAAAGAAGAGGACAAACAGTCTTCTCAAAGCATCTCCAGTCATAAAGAATACCATCAACAGCAAAATACGCAAATAAACCACGAACGAAGCCAAGCAGAGAAGAACGAAGTTTCAAAACTGGAAGTTTACGTAGAGCGCCCTCCTATAGAATCGCTCTGCTACGAACATATTTTACACCCTGGTTCTCTCATTCGGATTAAATCCCCTAGCCTCATGGGTAAAACATACTTGATGACAAGAGTTTTAAGTCAAGTAGCAGAAAAAGACTATCATGTTGTTTACTTGAGTTTTAAACTGGCAGAGCGGAATATACATTTTACTAACCTTAATAAGTTCTTGCGTTGGTTTTGCATAAATATTAGTCGCGAACTTCGGCTACCTGTGGAATTGGATGAATACTGGGATGAAGAGGGTATGGGTTCTAAAGTCAGTTGTACAACGTATTTTGAGGAATATCTCTTGACTGAATTGGAAAACCCGCTTGTCCTTTGTTTGGATGATGTAGATTTACTTTTTCCTTTTCCTGAAATTTACGAAGACTTTTTTGGGTTACTGCGTTCTTGGTATGAAAAGGCGAGAAGTCGCAGGCTTTGGCAAAAACTTCGATTGGCAATTCTACATTCAACTGATGTTTATATTCAACTCAATATTAATCAATCTCCATTTAATGTCGGTTTACCCATTGAGTTGTCTGAATTCACTCAGGAGCAAGTCTTGGAGTTGTCTCAGCAACATGGGCTTGCGATCGCTACAAATTCAGTTGCACAATTAATGGAATTATTAGGAGGACACCCTTATCTGCTAGAATTGGCTTTTGCTCATCTTAAAGCTCATCCGGATATAACAGTAGATCGACTCTTAGCAGAAGCACCGACTGAAGCTAGTATTTATCGCCCTCACTTATGGAAATACTGGTCAGATTTGCAAGAACACCCCAAATTAGCAGATGCTTTTAAACAAGTTATTGATGCAACTCATTCTATACAAATAGAACCTATGTCAGCTTATCAATTACAAAGTATGGGGTTAGTAAAACTCTCTGGCAATAAAGTACATATCCGTTGTAATTTATACCGTCAGTATTTTCAAATACGTTTGAGCAGTGGTGAACAAATTTGA
- a CDS encoding tetratricopeptide repeat protein gives MKGLKLAIAILVFGTTTINPKANAKSLLDKRQSFDSPTTAQISSIQDNKLNNTKAYFERGSNRFEKKDYQGAIEDFSQVLKREPNHVYAYFGRGTANLLVKEYQAAKADLDKVIEIDPNIAYAYYFRGFTKYALQDKQGALADFQKASALFKQEGNQEFAQRADNAIQTLKAS, from the coding sequence ATGAAGGGTTTGAAATTAGCGATCGCCATCCTGGTATTCGGAACAACGACTATCAACCCTAAAGCCAATGCTAAAAGTTTATTAGACAAGCGACAATCATTTGATTCGCCAACTACAGCACAGATTTCCAGTATCCAAGATAACAAGCTCAATAATACCAAAGCATATTTTGAACGGGGTTCCAATCGCTTTGAAAAAAAAGATTATCAGGGAGCAATAGAAGACTTCAGCCAAGTCTTGAAAAGAGAGCCTAATCATGTCTATGCTTACTTTGGTAGAGGAACTGCTAATCTCTTAGTTAAAGAATATCAAGCAGCCAAGGCAGATTTAGACAAAGTTATAGAAATCGATCCCAATATTGCCTATGCATACTATTTCCGTGGTTTTACCAAGTATGCTTTACAAGACAAACAGGGAGCGCTCGCTGATTTTCAGAAAGCATCTGCATTGTTTAAACAAGAAGGAAACCAAGAATTTGCCCAAAGAGCAGACAATGCTATTCAAACTCTAAAAGCTAGTTGA
- a CDS encoding UPF0175 family protein, with protein MTQIQIALPDDVAHSLERKWGSLERKLLEMLVIEAYIDGSISVGKVRELLGMSTRLEVDAFLKAKGIDLQYDETDYGRDRQTHEQLRQEGKLNS; from the coding sequence ATGACGCAGATTCAGATTGCTTTACCAGATGATGTCGCTCATTCCCTAGAAAGGAAATGGGGATCCTTAGAACGGAAGTTGCTGGAAATGCTTGTGATAGAAGCTTATATAGACGGTTCCATCAGTGTGGGGAAGGTGCGAGAGTTGCTCGGAATGTCTACGCGCTTAGAAGTTGATGCATTTCTCAAAGCAAAAGGTATTGATTTACAGTATGACGAAACTGATTACGGACGCGATCGCCAAACTCATGAGCAACTGCGACAAGAAGGAAAGTTGAACTCTTAA
- the rppA gene encoding two-component system response regulator RppA, with translation MRLLLVEDEPDLGAAIKRVLNQEKYVVDWVLDGSEAWDYLERGWTQYTLAIFDWLLPGLSGVELCKRLRAKQNSCPILMLTAKDSMEDKVTGLDAGADDYLVKPFGMVELLARLRALQRRSPQFQPQKLQIANLTFDYGNHTVYRLTSDGNKKEILLTNKEFQLLEYLMKHPNQIVTTDQIRNQLWEVNADTISNVVAAQIRLLRRQLAQVDSTHIIETVHGKGYRLNTTDEPT, from the coding sequence ATGAGACTTTTATTAGTAGAAGATGAACCAGATTTAGGTGCAGCAATAAAGCGAGTGCTCAACCAGGAAAAGTATGTTGTAGACTGGGTTCTGGATGGATCTGAAGCATGGGATTACCTCGAACGGGGTTGGACGCAATATACTCTCGCAATCTTTGACTGGTTGCTTCCTGGATTGTCGGGAGTGGAGTTGTGCAAGCGGTTGCGGGCTAAACAGAATTCTTGCCCTATATTGATGCTAACTGCCAAAGATAGCATGGAAGACAAAGTCACCGGGCTAGATGCAGGTGCAGATGATTACTTGGTGAAGCCCTTTGGTATGGTAGAATTGTTGGCAAGATTGCGTGCTTTGCAGCGACGTTCTCCTCAGTTTCAACCCCAAAAATTACAAATTGCTAACCTAACCTTCGATTATGGAAATCACACTGTTTACCGTTTGACATCAGATGGAAACAAAAAAGAAATTCTTTTAACTAATAAAGAATTTCAACTCTTAGAATATTTGATGAAGCATCCCAACCAAATTGTGACTACCGACCAAATTCGCAATCAGCTTTGGGAGGTGAATGCAGATACTATAAGTAATGTTGTTGCAGCACAAATACGTCTGCTGAGACGACAATTAGCACAAGTCGATAGTACCCATATCATTGAGACGGTTCATGGTAAGGGTTACCGTCTCAACACAACCGATGAACCAACATAA
- a CDS encoding type II toxin-antitoxin system HicA family toxin, with protein sequence MPTSGRQKVYQYPSSGTLVVLPGYEQQACVRTVHLVAVRRILSENGLMDSDKFNRFLNLVAS encoded by the coding sequence ATGCCAACATCAGGTAGGCAGAAAGTTTACCAGTATCCATCATCTGGTACATTAGTTGTTTTACCTGGGTATGAGCAACAAGCATGTGTACGAACAGTGCATTTAGTAGCTGTACGTCGAATATTGTCAGAAAATGGCTTGATGGATAGTGATAAATTCAACCGTTTTTTGAACCTGGTAGCTTCCTAA
- a CDS encoding type II toxin-antitoxin system PemK/MazF family toxin: MAAKRIIMQPKRGEVYLVNFDPTVGAEIQKTRPALVLQNDVSNEYSSITIVAAITSQFDETLYPTEVLIEPPEGGITVNSVVLLNQIRSIDKQRLIRKLGELTEATIEEVNQAIKISLGLVEL; encoded by the coding sequence ATGGCAGCAAAACGTATAATAATGCAACCCAAGCGAGGGGAAGTCTATCTTGTTAATTTCGATCCTACAGTTGGTGCTGAAATCCAAAAAACTCGTCCGGCATTAGTGTTGCAAAATGATGTTTCTAATGAGTACAGTTCAATTACAATTGTCGCTGCAATTACCTCTCAATTTGATGAAACACTTTATCCTACAGAAGTTTTAATTGAACCCCCTGAAGGTGGAATAACAGTAAATTCTGTTGTGTTGTTAAATCAAATTCGTTCGATTGATAAACAAAGATTGATAAGAAAACTAGGTGAATTAACAGAAGCAACAATAGAAGAGGTTAATCAAGCAATAAAAATTAGTTTGGGTTTAGTTGAGCTTTGA
- the rppB gene encoding two-component system sensor histidine kinase RppB, with translation MNQHKLFTQTRLRLASWYAVVMGFILSLCGLGVYEAIVHAHWQTLDRELEAVAGTLHDSLENELKQPERLEPSARQLLPEREPKRHILSAVHQGNYYVRLLDRSGRVVAKAGFEPKGLAVTPGNLTWQNLKDASGNRYHQISLELHTRDHRLWGHMQMGRNLQDVDSYLANVRLALLLGLPLAMILVGGASWWLSRLAMLPIYKSYRQVEQFTADAAHELRTPLAATQATVESALLMSYLNDKEARDTLTTIQRQNQRLTTLVTDLLLLARMDRQAVSVKRERCCFNDIVSDLVEELAALAIAYKVDLKSEIRKQQPLYVTGDEDQIYRLVSNLIVNGIQYTPISGGVKVIVDSDGYYAIVQVQDSGIGIASHEQKRIFDRFYRVNSDRSRSTGGSGLGLAIAQAIVQAHKGSLSVQSELGKGSTFTVQLPLN, from the coding sequence ATGAACCAACATAAGCTTTTTACTCAAACTCGTTTGCGGCTGGCTAGCTGGTATGCTGTAGTGATGGGCTTCATACTCAGTTTGTGCGGTTTGGGGGTATACGAAGCGATCGTTCACGCTCACTGGCAAACTTTAGATAGGGAATTGGAAGCTGTTGCTGGAACTTTGCACGACAGCCTTGAAAATGAGTTGAAGCAACCAGAACGTCTCGAACCATCCGCCCGACAGCTTTTGCCAGAACGAGAACCAAAACGCCACATTCTGAGCGCGGTTCACCAAGGTAATTACTATGTCCGCTTGTTAGATCGTTCTGGGCGGGTTGTTGCTAAAGCTGGTTTTGAGCCTAAGGGGTTAGCTGTAACGCCAGGTAATCTGACTTGGCAAAATCTCAAAGATGCAAGTGGAAATCGCTATCATCAGATTTCTTTAGAGCTGCATACAAGGGATCATCGACTTTGGGGACACATGCAAATGGGGCGCAATCTTCAAGATGTGGATAGTTACTTAGCGAATGTGAGGTTAGCTTTATTATTGGGATTGCCATTGGCGATGATTTTGGTAGGTGGTGCTAGCTGGTGGTTATCTAGATTGGCGATGCTACCAATATACAAATCTTACAGGCAAGTAGAACAATTTACGGCAGATGCAGCTCACGAGTTGCGAACACCTTTAGCAGCAACACAAGCAACGGTAGAGTCTGCACTTTTGATGAGTTATTTGAATGATAAAGAAGCACGGGATACATTAACAACTATACAGCGTCAGAATCAGCGTTTAACGACTTTGGTGACCGATCTGCTTCTGCTGGCTCGTATGGATAGACAAGCTGTATCGGTAAAACGAGAGCGTTGTTGTTTTAATGATATTGTGAGCGATTTAGTTGAAGAATTGGCAGCGTTGGCGATCGCATATAAAGTCGATTTGAAGTCTGAAATCCGAAAACAGCAACCTTTATATGTGACAGGTGATGAAGACCAAATTTATCGTTTGGTTTCTAATTTGATTGTAAATGGCATTCAGTACACACCAATTAGCGGTGGAGTTAAAGTGATCGTGGATAGTGACGGCTATTATGCGATCGTTCAAGTTCAAGATAGTGGAATAGGTATTGCATCTCACGAACAAAAGCGGATTTTTGACCGTTTTTATCGAGTCAATAGCGATCGCTCTCGGAGTACGGGCGGTTCTGGATTGGGGTTAGCGATCGCACAGGCGATCGTGCAAGCACACAAAGGGAGCTTGAGCGTGCAAAGTGAGTTGGGTAAAGGTAGTACTTTTACGGTTCAATTACCTTTAAATTAA
- a CDS encoding SNF2-related protein, with protein MDNFYTFKFNHSEAMSALKEGQINSIDYYFARLDLFNLSVMADYDQLVSLPTLTAIDKHWYQIETARKVLRQMGGRALLADEVGLGKTIEAGLICAEYLARGQIQSILVLTPASLVSQWQLELASNSVYFAKKESQTDSNSSLESVY; from the coding sequence ATGGACAACTTCTACACCTTCAAATTTAACCACTCAGAAGCGATGAGCGCCCTAAAAGAGGGGCAAATTAACTCTATTGATTATTACTTTGCCCGTTTGGACTTGTTTAACTTGTCTGTAATGGCGGATTATGACCAGCTCGTCTCGCTACCAACTCTTACAGCAATTGACAAGCATTGGTATCAAATTGAAACAGCGAGAAAAGTCCTCAGACAGATGGGAGGGCGGGCTTTGCTTGCAGACGAAGTAGGGTTGGGTAAAACTATTGAAGCTGGGCTTATCTGTGCTGAGTATTTGGCAAGAGGTCAAATTCAATCCATATTAGTTCTCACCCCAGCTTCCCTTGTGTCTCAATGGCAGTTAGAGTTAGCCTCGAATTCAGTGTACTTTGCAAAGAAAGAAAGCCAAACGGACAGTAACAGCAGTTTGGAATCCGTTTACTAA
- a CDS encoding DUF3368 domain-containing protein — MIVVSDTSPICYLLLIGKIDVLHQLYGQVLIPKIVQKELTDPRSPGIVQAWIQTPPRWLVIQSVNTLSDENLNTLDPGERDAIVLAEQQKADLVIIDDLLGRQIAQFRGLRVTGLLGVLDEAARQNLLDFPESINRLQQTTFRASSKLIQALLQKYQKDLSD, encoded by the coding sequence ATGATTGTAGTGTCAGATACATCGCCAATTTGTTATCTTTTACTGATAGGCAAAATAGATGTACTTCACCAATTATACGGTCAGGTACTGATTCCTAAAATTGTTCAAAAAGAACTTACAGATCCTCGTTCCCCAGGTATCGTCCAAGCGTGGATTCAGACACCACCTAGATGGTTGGTCATTCAATCTGTAAATACCTTATCTGATGAGAATTTAAATACTTTAGATCCTGGCGAACGAGACGCGATTGTTCTAGCAGAACAGCAAAAAGCTGATTTAGTCATTATTGATGATTTGTTAGGACGACAGATTGCTCAATTCCGTGGTTTGAGAGTAACTGGATTACTGGGTGTGTTAGATGAAGCCGCTCGGCAAAATCTGCTAGATTTTCCCGAATCGATTAACCGTCTACAGCAAACCACCTTTCGAGCTTCATCTAAGCTGATTCAGGCGCTGTTACAAAAGTACCAAAAGGACTTAAGTGATTAA
- a CDS encoding DUF4365 domain-containing protein, with the protein MPRKKRPREHIIADLSVNYVERYVLLCGYSVERVKYDYGYDLLIFTYNAEGEIENGQIYIQLKATDSLSTLADQKTITFTLVRSDLELWLFEPMPCILIIYDARDSQAYWLYLQAYFESLEKFDCSKIGESVTVRLSKDNILDRQAIKKFATFKNDVLNQLKGVIRHNG; encoded by the coding sequence ATGCCAAGAAAAAAGCGACCAAGAGAGCATATAATAGCAGACTTAAGTGTTAACTATGTTGAACGATATGTATTATTATGCGGTTACTCTGTAGAACGTGTTAAGTATGATTATGGTTATGACCTACTAATCTTTACTTATAATGCTGAAGGTGAAATTGAAAATGGTCAAATCTATATACAATTAAAAGCTACAGATTCACTCTCTACGCTGGCAGACCAAAAAACTATTACTTTTACTCTTGTGCGTTCCGACTTAGAACTATGGTTATTTGAGCCTATGCCATGCATCTTAATTATATATGATGCAAGAGACAGTCAAGCTTATTGGCTATATTTACAAGCATACTTTGAAAGCTTAGAAAAATTTGATTGCTCCAAGATTGGTGAAAGTGTAACTGTTCGCTTATCCAAAGACAATATATTAGATCGACAGGCAATCAAAAAATTTGCTACATTTAAAAATGATGTTCTCAACCAGCTAAAAGGAGTGATTCGTCATAATGGTTAG